In a single window of the Thunnus maccoyii chromosome 7, fThuMac1.1, whole genome shotgun sequence genome:
- the lrrc8c gene encoding volume-regulated anion channel subunit LRRC8C — MIPVMEFRQFSEQQPAFRVLKPWWDVFTDYLSVIMLMIGVFGCTLQVMQDKIICLPQRTSVNTSEVEATSLLHLPPNTSAVPREMKGLKTNLDLQQYSFINQMCYEMALHWYAKYFPYLVLIHTLVFMVCSNFWFKFPGSSSKIEHFISMLGKCFDSPWTTRALSEVSGENPEEKDHKKSGTSRSNIAVSPGEGSLEKTQSLRSIPEKIVVDKPSASALDKKEGEQAKALFEKVKKFRLHVEEGDILYIMYVRQTVFKVFKFLLIIGYNSALVNQVRNRVLCEVEIQNMTGYKDFQCNHTMAHLFSKLSYCYLCLVAVYGFTSLYTSYWLFYRSLKEYSFEYVRQETGINDIPDVKNDFAFMLHMIDQYDPLYSKRFAVFLSEVSENKLKQLNLNHDWTADKLRQRLQTNANNRLELQLFMLPGLPDTVFELTELQSLKLEIINNVTIPASISQLEDLQELSLYQCSLKLHTTATSFLKENLKVLRVKFDDSREFPNWMYGLRNLEELCLTGSLCPDASKNIVLESLREMKCLKTLSLKSNLTKIPQSIVDVSSHLQRLYLHNDGTKLVMLNNLKKMTNLTELELVRCDLERIPHAIFSLTNLQELDLKENNLRSIEEIISFQHLRKLTCLKLWYNGVMYIPEHIKKLGSLERLYFSHNKIEILPSHLFLCNKLRYLDMSNNDIRFIPPEIGVLQSLQYFSVTCNKIENLPDELFFCKKLKTLKLGKNSLSILSPKISYLVHLTHLELKGNHFEVLPQELGCCRALKRSGLSVEDTLFETLPSDVRDQMKAE, encoded by the exons ATGATTCCTGTGATGGAATTCCGGCAGTTCTCTGAGCAGCAGCCAGCGTTCAGAGTCCTGAAGCCGTGGTGGGATGTGTTCACCGACTATCTGTCTGTAATCATGCTCATGATTGGTGTCTTTGGATGCACTCTTCAG gtAATGCAAGACAAAATCATATGCCTTCCTCAGAGAACATCAGTGAACACAAGTGAAGTGGAAGCGACGTCATTGTTACACCTACCACCCAATACTTCAGCCGTACCAAGAGAAATGAAGGGCCTGAAAACCAACCTGGATCTTCAACAGTACAGTTTCATAAATCAGATGTGTTATGAGATGGCTCTGCATTGGTATGCCAAGTACTTTCCTTATTTGGTTCTTATACACACTCTAGTTTTCATGGTGTGTAGCAACTTCTGGTTCAAATTTCCTGGCTCGAGCTCTAAAATAGAGCATTTTATCTCCATGCTTGGCAAGTGCTTTGACTCTCCGTGGACCACACGAGCTTTATCAGAGGTTTCTGGGGAAAATCCTGAAGAAAAAGACCATAAAAAGAGTGGCACTTCTAGATCCAATATTGCTGTGTCTCCTGGGGAAGGCAGTTTGGAGAAGACACAGTCCCTCCGGTCTATTCCGGAAAAGATTGTAGTTGACAAGCCATCAGCAAGTGCTCTTGATAAAAAAGAGGGGGAACAAGCTAAAGCtctttttgaaaaagtaaaGAAGTTCCGTTTGCATGTTGAGGAGGGAGACATCCTCTATATCATGTATGTTCGCCAGACAGTTTTCAAGGTGTTTAAATTCCTCTTGATCATTGGGTATAATAGTGCTCTAGTGAATCAAGTGAGGAATAGAGTACTTTGTGAAGTTGAGATACAGAACATGACAGGCTATAAAGACTTTCAATGTAATCACACCATGGCTCATCTGTTTTCCAAGCTTTCTTACTGTTACCTGTGTTTAGTTGCTGTCTATGGATTTACGAGCCTTTATACCTCCTACTGGCTGTTTTACCGTTCACTGAAAGAATACTCCTTTGAGTATGTGCGGCAAGAAACAGGCATCAATGACATCCCGGACGTCAAGAACGACTTTGCTTTCATGCTACACATGATTGATCAGTATGACCCACTGTATTCAAAAAGATTTGCAGTTTTTCTATCCGAGgtcagtgaaaacaaactgaaacagctCAACCTAAACCACGATTGGACTGCAGACAAATTGCGTCAGCGACTCCAGACTAATGCCAACAACAGACTTGAACTTCAGCTGTTCATGCTCCCTGGGTTACCGGACACTGTCTTTGAGTTGACGGAGCTCCAGTCGCTCAAGCTCGAAATCATCAACAATGTCACCATCCCTGCCTCAATCTCTCAGCTGGAAGACCTTCAGGAGCTGTCTCTTTACCAATGCTCTTTAAAGTTGCACACAACAGCTACCTCCTTCCTCAAAGAGAACCTTAAAGTGCTTCGCGTGAAGTTTGATGATAGCAGAGAATTTCCGAACTGGATGTACGGCCTGCGAAACTTAGAGGAGCTCTGTCTCACCGGATCACTATGCCCTGATGCCTCCAAGAATATAGTTCTTGAGTCATTGCGGGAGATGAAGTGTTTGAAAACTCTCTCCCTCAAGAGTAATTTGACCAAGATACCACAGTCTATAGTGGATGTTTCCAGCCATCTGCAGCGGCTGTACTTACACAATGATGGCACTAAGCTAGTAATGCTCAACAACCTGAAAAAGATGACCAATCTGACAGAGCTGGAGCTAGTACGCTGTGATCTGGAACGTATTCCACATGCAATCTTCAGCCTCACGAACCTGCAGGAGCTTGACCTGAAAGAAAACAACCTTCGCTCTATAGAGGAGATAATCAGCTTCCAGCATCTTCGAAAACTTACTTGCCTTAAACTTTGGTACAATGGCGTCATGTATATCCCAGAGCATATCAAAAAGCTCGGCAGCCTAGAGCGCCTCTACTTCAGCCACAACAAGATCGAGATATTGCCTTCGCACCTGTTCTTGTGCAACAAGCTGCGCTACCTGGACATGTCCAACAATGACATCCGATTCATCCCTCCAGAAATTGGAGTTCTTCAGAGTTTACAATATTTCTCTGTCACCTGTAACAAAATTGAAAATCTGCCCGATGAGCTCTTCTTTTGCAAGAAGCTCAAAACACTAAAGCTTGGCAAGAATTCGCTGTCCATCTTGTCACCAAAGATTTCCTACCTAGTTCATCTGACACACTTGGAGCTCAAAGGCAACCACTTTGAGGTCCTGCCACAAGAGCTTGGTTGCTGTCGTGCTTTGAAGCGCAGTGGCCTTTCAGTGGAAGACACATTGTTTGAAACTCTGCCTTCAGATGTCAGGGACCAAATGAAGGCTGAGTGA